A stretch of the Porites lutea chromosome 12, jaPorLute2.1, whole genome shotgun sequence genome encodes the following:
- the LOC140953905 gene encoding hemicentin-1-like translates to MELPSLDPRLPLNKTVTEGNSFTLHCLPLGNTNAVNVTWIRNNRSNSPFAVSVNLTVNATRFDAGEYNCLVTNGVESVISSTAYVDVLYPPSLDFSFPYDHTVTEGNNLTLQCKVTAANPTPNIKWYNVSATKMLISYKDNLTFGLITRSHAGRYQCVVENGIGQPAVSRISTVDVQYPPLLDTTYPRDHTITEGSIITLQCKVTAANPQPNITWYSVAINNTVLSYGVNITFVNISRNHTGKYYCLVDNGIEKVVTSRVSTVNVQYPPSLQTTYPRDNTVVEGNNLTLLCKVTASNPRPNITWHRVSANNTVLSYGANFTFSNISRHDAGKYYCVADNGIGKAVVSRISSIEVHYPPLLDSSYPRNHTIAEGRNLTLLCKVTAANPEPNITWYSFTSNNTALSHGVNLTFINTSRNHAGKYYCVVDNRIYGALTSSASTVEVQYPPLLNANHPYDNTVFEGENLTLQCKVTDANPQPNITWYRVPRSNTALSYGVNLTFINVSRYDDGKYYCAVENGIGKIISRTSSVNVLHSPSLNFSYPRSHTVVEGSNLHLHCVVTEGKPRPNITWYNARANNSELSNSTSLSLFNISRDQAGEYYCVGTNGIGPVAISRMGVVDVQYSPSLIGSHPLHNTLVEGENLTLQCTVTASNPEPNITWYRAAANDTPLSYGVNLTFINISRSHMGKYYCVVSNGVGNRAISRTATVNVLHPVILDRSYPRNHTVIEGSNLILQCAVTAANPLPNITWYNARARNTEISNSSRLNFINISRDQSGRYYCVGTNGIGLAVISRMSTIDVQYPPIIDPAFPKDLDTTEEESVTLQCIIKESNPHANVTWIKLSDPGKVLSRGPVLNLTSVRHGDEGKYRCLVGNGVGGKIKSRIAKLEVKPLNKGNIDVGVNSAQKMKRSGLIIILLSTTIAIFVLSILILLIFCGWIHKKTGVISAEVHSKNNQSRRMLDYDN, encoded by the exons ATGG AATTACCATCCCTCGACCCTAGACTCCCTCTCAATAAAACAGTGACGGAGGGAAATTCGTTCACTCTTCACTGTTTGCCCCTGGGAAATACGAACGCTGTTAATGTAACTTGGATAAGGAACAATAGAAGTAATTCCCCATTTGCCGTGTCTGTAAACCTCACGGTCAACGCTACCAGATTTGACGCGGGTGAATACAACTGTTTAGTAACCAACGGAGTGGAGTCTGTTATCTCGTCGACTGCTTATGTGGATGTTCTGT ACCCACCGTCActagattttagctttccataTGACCACACGGTCACCGAGGGCAATAATCTCACTCTTCAATGCAAAGTGACAGCTGCCAATCCCACACCAAACATCAAGTGGTACAATGTTTCTGCCACAAAAATGCTGATTTCATACAAGGACAACTTGACGTTTGGACTTATCACCAGATCTCATGCAGGGAGATACCAGTGTGTTGTCGAAAATGGAATCGGGCAACCTGCAGTATCAAGGATAAGTACCGTTGATGTGCAAT ATCCACCCCTACTCGATACCACATATCCACGTGACCACACAATCACCGAAGGCAGTATTATCACTCTTCAGTGTAAAGTGACAGCTGCCAATCCTCAGCCAAACATCACGTGGTACAGTGTTGCTATAAATAACACAGTTCTATCGTATGGAGTCAACATTACATTTGTGAACATCTCAAGAAATCATACAGGGAAATACTATTGTCTTGTGGACAATGGTATAGAGAAGGTTGTGACGTCACGAGTCAGTACAGTTAATGTGCAGT ATCCTCCATCACTGCAAACCACGTACCCTCGTGACAACACGGTCGTAGAAGGCAATAACCTTACTCTGCTATGTAAAGTGACGGCTTCCAATCCAAGGCCAAACATCACGTGGCACAGGGTTTCCGCAAACAACACAGTACTATCTTATGGAGCCAACTTCACCTTTTCTAATATCTCAAGACATGATGCTGGAAAGTACTATTGCGTTGCTGATAATGGTATCGGCAAAGCAGTCGTTTCAAGGATCAGCTCAATCGAAGTACATT ATCCTCCTTTGCTTGATTCCTCATATCCTCGAAATCATACAATCGCCGAAGGTAGAAACCTCACCCTTCTATGTAAAGTGACAGCTGCCAATCCTGAGCCAAACATCACGTGGTACAGTTTTACGTCAAATAACACAGCTCTATCGCATGGAGTCAACTTGACTTTTATTAACACCTCAAGAAATCATGCAGGGAAATATTATTGTGTCGTGGACAATCGAATTTACGGAGCGTTGACGTCAAGTGCCAGTACAGTCGAGGTGCAGT ATCCGCCCTTATTGAATGCTAACCATCCTTATGATAACACCGTATTTGAAGGAGAAAACTTAACCCTTCAATGTAAAGTGACAGATGCTAATCCTCAGCCTAACATCACGTGGTACAGAGTTCCCAGAAGTAACACTGCATTATCATATGGAGTCAACTTGACCTTTATAAATGTCTCAAGATATGATGATGGAAAATACTATTGTGCAGTGGAGAATGGCATTGGGAAGATCATATCAAGAACTTCATCTGTTAATGTGCTTC ATTCACCATCCCTGAACTTTAGCTATCCTCGTAGTCACACAGTTGTCGAAGGAAGTAACCTCCACTTGCACTGCGTTGTAACAGAAGGGAAACCGCGGCCTAACATAACATGGTATAACGCCCGTGCAAATAACTCGGAACTTTCAAATAGCACCAGCTTGTCGTTATTCAACATTTCAAGAGATCAAGCAGGGGAATATTACTGTGTTGGGACAAATGGCATTGGCCCAGTGGCGATTTCACGGATGGGTGTGGTCGATGTACAAT ATTCACCATCGTTGATTGGAAGTCATCCCCTCCACAATACTTTAGTCGAAGGAGAGAATCTTACTCTTCAGTGCACAGTGACAGCTTCCAATCCTGAGCCAAACATCACGTGGTACAGAGCTGCTGCAAACGACACTCCACTGTCGTATGGAGTTAACCTGACCTTTATAAATATCTCGAGATCTCATATGGGGAAGTATTATTGCGTTGTCAGTAACGGCGTTGGAAACAGAGCGATTTCCAGGACTGCAACCGTAAATGTGCTGC ATCCAGTAATCTTAGATAGGAGCTATCCTCGTAACCATACAGTCATTGAAGGCAGCAACCTCATCTTGCAGTGTGCTGTTACAGCGGCGAATCCTCTACCTAATATAACATGGTATAATGCACGAGCAAGAAATACAGAGATCTCTAACAGTAGCAGATTGAATTTCATAAACATTTCAAGAGACCAATCAGGGCGATATTACTGTGTCGGGACAAACGGCATTGGCCTAGCCGTGATTTCTCGAATGAGTACGATTGATGTACAGT ATCCACCAATTATCGACCCTGCATTCCCTAAGGATCTTGACACAACTGAAGAGGAATCGGTAACATTGCAATGTATCATAAAAGAAAGCAACCCGCATGCAAACGTTACTTGGATTAAGCTCTCTGATCCTGGAAAGGTGCTTTCACGTGGCCCGGTGTTGAATCTTACCAGCGTCAGGCATGGTGATGAAGGGAAGTACCGCTGTCTAGTAGGTAATGGCGTCGGCGGAAAGATAAAGTCACGCATCGCCAAACTGGAAGTAAAAC CTTTAAATAAAGGAAACATAGACGTAGGAGTAAACAGTGCCCAAAAAATGAAGC GCAGTGGATTGATCATTATACTGTTAAGCACAACGATTGCTATCTTTGTACTCAGTATTCTGATTCTGCTTATTTTCTGTGGATGGATCCATAAAAAAACAG GGGTCATCTCAGCTGAAGTACATTCGAAGAATAATCAATCACGACGCATGCTGGACTATGACAACTAA